In Silene latifolia isolate original U9 population chromosome X, ASM4854445v1, whole genome shotgun sequence, the following proteins share a genomic window:
- the LOC141619280 gene encoding ubiquitin-activating enzyme E1 2-like, protein MSNRLCPSLNESFVQDVNSELFQLCRREWLEELSTLIGQGNRCTTHVRSTQLNGQSASMEYFDPKNLILAGVKSVMLHEEGVLELWDLSNNFIFSEEDVRKNCARASLQKL, encoded by the exons GAAAGTTTTGTTCAAGATGTAAACAGTGAATTATTTCAACTTTGTAGGAGAGAATGGCTAGAGGAACTAAGTACCCTTATTGGCCAAGGAAACAGATGCACTACTCATGTTAGAAGCACCCAATTAAACGGCCAGTCAGCCAGCATGGAATACTTTGACC CAAAGAATCTGATCCTTGCTGGAGTTAAGTCTGTGATGTTGCATGAAGAAGGAGTTCTAGAACTCTGGGATCTGTCCAACAACTTCATATTTTCAGAGGAAGATGTAAGAAAGAATTGTGCTCGAGCGTCCCTTCAGAAGCTATAA